The following are from one region of the Advenella mimigardefordensis DPN7 genome:
- a CDS encoding ABC transporter substrate-binding protein: MKTDSAIVSAFTPTGQLRASINLGNPILAGRDAQGNPAGVSVDLAHAFADRLGVPLELIVLESAGRSVEIVSEDKADIGFFAIDPLRAADIAFTAAYIHIEGAYLVREASAIHSLEAVDQEGIRVTVGKGSAYDLFLSRELKRAEITRAPTSPTVVETFLSEQTDVAAGVRQQLEADASRHSGLRLIPGSFMTIRQAMGVPRSRGTDAVAYLAAFVEEMKSSGFIQDAMNRHGIKGAAVAPLERLAS; encoded by the coding sequence ATGAAAACTGACTCCGCTATTGTTTCTGCATTCACGCCCACAGGCCAGTTGCGCGCTTCTATCAATCTGGGGAATCCCATTCTTGCCGGACGCGATGCCCAGGGCAATCCTGCCGGGGTCTCTGTTGACCTGGCACATGCATTTGCCGACCGGCTGGGGGTGCCGCTTGAACTGATTGTGCTTGAGAGTGCTGGCCGTTCAGTTGAAATCGTGTCCGAAGATAAAGCGGATATCGGCTTTTTTGCTATTGATCCACTGCGTGCTGCGGACATTGCTTTTACCGCTGCCTATATTCACATTGAAGGTGCCTATCTGGTGCGGGAAGCATCCGCGATTCATTCGCTGGAGGCGGTTGACCAGGAGGGTATCCGAGTTACAGTAGGAAAGGGGAGCGCATATGACCTGTTTCTGAGTCGTGAACTCAAGCGCGCTGAAATTACGCGAGCGCCTACCTCGCCGACGGTGGTTGAAACGTTTCTGAGCGAGCAGACGGATGTGGCGGCAGGGGTTCGGCAGCAACTGGAGGCCGATGCATCCAGGCATTCCGGACTGCGCCTGATCCCCGGCAGCTTCATGACCATTCGTCAGGCAATGGGCGTGCCGCGCAGTCGGGGAACAGACGCCGTGGCGTATCTGGCCGCGTTCGTGGAAGAGATGAAAAGCAGCGGGTTTATTCAGGACGCGATGAACAGGCATGGTATCAAAGGCGCAGCCGTTGCGCCTCTGGAGCGTCTCGCAAGCTGA
- a CDS encoding MBL fold metallo-hydrolase produces MPTYSACCSNTPIKPPGFNPLPELYVRERIHSPSVRRVNDGDTILPGMTAVASPGHTPGHLLFYVDLPGQAILFTGDAAKNRAELLSGSVHDTCDVQASSDTLKRIWDIWKRVPGTLLVPGHDLGMKLNESGDPFYVGERLAAINAWFGDTLEPIRINLCCSEHAARSLA; encoded by the coding sequence ATGCCGACGTACTCCGCCTGTTGCAGCAATACGCCAATCAAGCCGCCGGGGTTCAACCCTCTGCCTGAACTGTACGTGCGTGAACGGATTCATTCGCCCAGCGTACGACGGGTTAACGATGGCGACACCATTTTGCCTGGTATGACAGCCGTCGCATCACCGGGACATACGCCCGGGCATCTGCTATTCTATGTTGACCTGCCGGGTCAGGCCATTCTATTTACCGGGGATGCGGCCAAGAACCGGGCCGAACTGTTGTCCGGTAGCGTCCATGACACTTGCGATGTGCAGGCCAGCTCAGACACGCTGAAACGGATATGGGATATCTGGAAACGGGTTCCTGGTACGCTGCTGGTGCCGGGTCATGATCTGGGTATGAAACTGAATGAATCCGGTGATCCTTTTTATGTGGGTGAAAGATTGGCCGCCATCAACGCCTGGTTTGGCGATACGCTTGAACCCATTCGTATTAACCTGTGCTGTAGCGAGCATGCTGCCCGTTCCCTCGCCTGA
- a CDS encoding Ldh family oxidoreductase — MNTRTNDKVLVPQDQLTALGIAAFQNLGLAPNAAADVVKILVLADLFGLSTHGLSRIESYGSRIQVGGINANANITVDKPAAGLRLVDGDNGIGPLVGMHALRAAMEAAQDCGIGMAFARQSNHFGPISPYGLIAAEAGFASIIGSNATTTIAPWGGTDARVGNSPIAFAVPNPAGRHFLLDMAMSVVARAKIRNALKAGSEIPDTWATDASGRPTTNPKEALDGFLLPIGGHKGYGLALMVDLFAGLLSNAAYLTHVKSWVDAPDEPQNLGHFFILIDTRKLGSVQWLTERMTDFAAILHDSPPADPARPVIQPGEIELNNLARQKSEGIAIDADVLRLLQQYANQAAGVQPSA, encoded by the coding sequence ATGAACACAAGAACAAATGACAAGGTGCTTGTTCCGCAAGACCAATTGACAGCACTTGGCATTGCTGCCTTTCAAAACCTGGGCCTGGCTCCCAATGCCGCTGCTGATGTTGTGAAAATTCTGGTGCTGGCCGATTTATTCGGGCTGTCAACGCATGGCCTGAGCCGGATCGAATCCTATGGTTCCCGCATTCAGGTGGGCGGCATCAATGCAAACGCAAATATCACAGTGGATAAACCAGCGGCAGGTCTTCGCCTGGTCGATGGGGATAACGGGATTGGTCCGCTGGTTGGTATGCACGCACTGCGGGCAGCCATGGAAGCAGCGCAGGATTGCGGCATTGGAATGGCATTTGCACGCCAAAGCAACCATTTTGGCCCGATCTCGCCCTATGGTCTGATTGCGGCAGAGGCCGGATTTGCCAGTATTATCGGCAGCAATGCCACTACCACAATTGCTCCCTGGGGAGGGACGGATGCGCGGGTTGGCAACAGTCCTATCGCTTTCGCCGTACCCAATCCGGCGGGCAGGCATTTTCTGCTTGATATGGCCATGAGCGTCGTTGCCCGCGCCAAAATTCGCAATGCACTCAAGGCTGGCAGCGAGATTCCCGACACCTGGGCAACAGACGCATCGGGCAGGCCCACGACGAACCCTAAAGAAGCACTGGACGGGTTCTTGCTGCCAATAGGCGGACATAAGGGATATGGCCTGGCGCTGATGGTGGATTTGTTTGCGGGGTTGTTGTCGAACGCTGCCTATCTGACGCATGTTAAATCCTGGGTTGATGCGCCTGACGAACCTCAGAATCTGGGGCATTTCTTTATTCTGATTGATACCCGCAAGCTTGGCTCAGTACAGTGGCTGACCGAACGCATGACCGACTTCGCTGCTATTTTGCATGACAGCCCACCAGCCGATCCTGCACGACCTGTTATTCAGCCCGGAGAAATTGAGTTGAATAATCTGGCGCGCCAGAAATCCGAAGGCATTGCTATTGATGCCGACGTACTCCGCCTGTTGCAGCAATACGCCAATCAAGCCGCCGGGGTTCAACCCTCTGCCTGA
- a CDS encoding Bug family tripartite tricarboxylate transporter substrate binding protein encodes MKKNMSFRQSLVCFLSSTLLLLPVAATQAQTWPERPIRLLVPYAPGGSSDVVARAVASEMSKDLGQQVVVENKGGAQGMIATTEVARAKPDGYTLILGHVGTLAVNPSMIPKLTYDPRRDFAPITLLAKLPMVFALGNGVSATDLPSFVALAKTRPGVMNYGSAGNGSAGHLAFEMLKIATGINVVHVPYKGTGAQLNDLLGGFIDAAAAGTPGLLPSAQAGKIKIIAVGSKKRLAVLPNIPTVAEQGYPGFESSQWFGLLAPAGTPEGVIERLHQSALVALKSASVRKRMEYDSSEISGAGPQAFAAFIDAEERRWREVVHSAKLSVE; translated from the coding sequence ATGAAAAAAAACATGTCGTTCCGCCAATCCCTGGTTTGCTTTTTAAGCAGCACCTTGTTGCTGCTTCCGGTTGCCGCGACGCAGGCACAAACCTGGCCGGAGCGCCCAATTCGTCTGCTTGTGCCATATGCACCCGGCGGGAGTTCTGACGTTGTCGCCAGGGCAGTCGCTTCGGAAATGTCCAAGGACCTGGGACAGCAGGTTGTTGTAGAAAACAAGGGCGGTGCCCAGGGAATGATTGCGACAACCGAAGTGGCTCGCGCCAAACCTGATGGCTATACCCTGATTCTGGGGCACGTTGGTACCCTGGCAGTGAATCCGTCCATGATCCCCAAGCTGACGTATGACCCTCGCCGGGACTTTGCGCCAATCACGTTGCTGGCCAAGCTTCCGATGGTTTTTGCATTGGGCAACGGTGTGAGTGCAACGGATCTTCCGTCATTCGTGGCACTTGCAAAAACCAGGCCTGGCGTCATGAACTATGGTTCGGCGGGCAATGGCAGTGCCGGCCATCTGGCGTTTGAAATGCTCAAGATCGCGACAGGCATCAATGTGGTCCATGTTCCTTACAAAGGCACGGGTGCGCAGCTGAACGATCTTCTGGGCGGTTTTATTGATGCTGCGGCAGCAGGGACACCGGGCTTGCTGCCGTCTGCGCAGGCAGGAAAAATAAAAATCATCGCCGTGGGTTCCAAAAAACGACTTGCTGTTTTACCGAATATTCCAACTGTAGCGGAACAGGGATATCCGGGTTTTGAAAGCTCGCAATGGTTCGGTCTGCTGGCCCCCGCCGGAACGCCGGAGGGTGTCATTGAACGCTTGCATCAGTCTGCGCTTGTGGCATTGAAATCGGCGTCAGTGCGCAAGCGTATGGAATACGACTCAAGTGAGATATCCGGTGCAGGCCCGCAAGCGTTTGCTGCCTTTATCGATGCCGAAGAGCGGCGCTGGCGCGAAGTAGTACACAGCGCCAAACTTTCGGTCGAATAG
- a CDS encoding LysR family transcriptional regulator: MKFDLIDLRTFLAVADLGSFRAASEALHLSQSALSRRIDKLEAALGVQLLLRTTRKVELTTVGRGFVPRARNVLNELENALVGIQEVSDRLSGLVSIACVPSAVAYFLPGVVRTFHERYPRIRIRIIDESSSQVLTAVARGEADFGLTYIGVNDADIEFTPLLEEPFVVAVRRDHPLAKQKTVDWADLSAYEYISLAQGSGNRFLIDQALAHGKVRPRHFCEVQHVPALVSMVEAGLGVGVVPRLAMPGAEHASLVSLQLCNPQVTRSLGLIHRRAKELNPVVKLFYDLLVSSAHTR; this comes from the coding sequence ATGAAATTCGATTTGATTGATTTACGGACCTTCCTCGCGGTCGCGGATCTCGGCAGCTTTCGTGCTGCGTCAGAAGCCTTGCATTTGTCGCAGTCTGCCCTCTCACGCCGCATCGACAAACTGGAGGCAGCCCTTGGCGTGCAGCTGTTGCTGCGCACGACACGCAAAGTGGAATTGACGACAGTCGGGCGTGGCTTCGTTCCCCGCGCGCGCAATGTACTCAACGAACTGGAAAACGCACTCGTGGGAATACAGGAAGTATCGGACCGCCTGTCGGGGCTGGTAAGCATCGCCTGCGTGCCGTCGGCGGTGGCCTACTTCCTTCCGGGGGTGGTCCGCACGTTTCATGAACGATATCCTCGCATCCGCATTCGCATCATCGATGAATCATCTTCACAGGTCTTGACCGCCGTGGCACGAGGAGAAGCAGACTTCGGCCTGACCTACATTGGCGTCAATGATGCAGACATTGAGTTCACACCGCTGCTTGAAGAACCGTTTGTTGTCGCGGTTCGTCGCGATCATCCTCTGGCAAAGCAGAAGACGGTTGATTGGGCAGACCTGAGCGCCTACGAGTACATCAGCCTTGCTCAGGGTAGCGGCAACCGCTTTCTGATCGACCAGGCGCTGGCGCATGGCAAGGTTCGACCGCGACATTTTTGCGAAGTGCAGCATGTGCCTGCGCTGGTGAGTATGGTGGAGGCGGGGTTAGGGGTGGGGGTGGTGCCACGACTTGCGATGCCCGGTGCAGAGCATGCCTCTCTGGTGAGCTTGCAGCTATGCAATCCTCAAGTAACCCGCAGCCTGGGATTGATTCACAGACGAGCCAAGGAACTGAATCCAGTGGTCAAATTGTTCTATGATTTATTGGTGAGCAGTGCGCATACACGATGA
- a CDS encoding LysR family transcriptional regulator, with amino-acid sequence MDRIRQMQAFIQVMKSGNFTRAAEALRLPRSTVSTLIQELEDRLGVQLLRRSTRRMTPTFEGTQFVKTAREIVDAIEASEQMFHPTSQQMTGRLRIDMPSRIGRRIIIPALPSLITMHPDVELEVSMTDRMVDLVSEGIDCVIRVGELSDSDLICRKLGEIDIITCASPTYLARMGTPATPEALGAHQVVNYTSRFPTAMPAWEYVAHGKLEVVPMTSVISVNNVEGYLAAALAGMGLIQIPAFDVRDLLDSAELVEVLPQFRAPSMPLTLLYARRRNVPARIRIFQHWVSDLLRKEGVFDGSE; translated from the coding sequence ATGGATAGGATCAGGCAGATGCAGGCGTTCATCCAGGTGATGAAAAGCGGCAATTTCACACGCGCGGCCGAGGCGCTCCGCTTGCCGCGTTCAACTGTCTCTACGCTGATCCAGGAACTGGAGGATCGGCTGGGTGTTCAGCTTTTGCGTCGCTCTACACGCCGCATGACGCCTACCTTTGAGGGGACGCAGTTCGTCAAGACTGCGCGAGAAATTGTAGATGCCATTGAAGCATCCGAACAGATGTTTCATCCAACCTCACAGCAGATGACAGGTCGCCTCAGAATTGATATGCCCAGCCGGATTGGTCGGCGTATCATCATTCCAGCCTTACCTTCATTGATCACGATGCATCCTGATGTTGAGCTGGAAGTGAGCATGACCGACCGCATGGTGGATCTGGTTTCGGAAGGGATAGACTGTGTCATACGGGTGGGTGAACTGAGCGACTCCGATCTGATATGCAGAAAACTCGGTGAGATCGATATTATTACGTGCGCCAGTCCGACCTATCTTGCACGCATGGGCACACCGGCAACGCCAGAAGCGTTGGGGGCGCATCAGGTGGTGAACTATACTTCGCGGTTTCCGACAGCCATGCCTGCCTGGGAATATGTGGCTCATGGCAAACTGGAAGTGGTGCCTATGACAAGTGTGATTTCAGTGAATAATGTGGAAGGCTATCTGGCTGCTGCGCTCGCCGGCATGGGGCTGATCCAGATCCCGGCATTTGATGTGCGCGATCTGCTTGACTCGGCGGAGCTGGTTGAAGTATTGCCGCAATTTCGTGCGCCTTCGATGCCGTTAACACTTCTTTACGCACGGCGGCGTAACGTACCTGCACGCATTCGCATCTTTCAGCATTGGGTGTCCGACCTGCTTCGTAAGGAGGGTGTGTTCGACGGTTCTGAGTAA
- a CDS encoding SDR family oxidoreductase has protein sequence MSRNSIEGKVVLIAGGAKNLGGLLAREFAQHGAKAVAIHYHGSQAKTDADQTVAAIEQAGAKAIALQADLTSAAAMEKLFADTIAAVGRPDIAINTVGMVLKKPIAEVTEQEFDQSSAVNVKSAFFFLKEAGKAVNDNGKICTLVTSLLGAYTPFYSAYEGLKAPVEHFTRAASKEFGARGISVTAIGPGPMDTPFFYPAEGKEAVEYHKTAAALSPFSKTGLTDIEDIAPWVRFMVSEGWWMTGQTILVNGGYTTK, from the coding sequence ATGTCCCGCAATTCAATCGAAGGAAAAGTGGTTCTCATCGCAGGTGGCGCAAAAAACCTGGGCGGACTGCTTGCGCGCGAATTTGCGCAGCACGGCGCGAAAGCCGTAGCCATTCACTATCACGGCAGTCAGGCTAAAACAGATGCAGACCAGACGGTTGCCGCCATTGAGCAGGCTGGCGCCAAGGCCATTGCACTTCAGGCCGATCTGACCAGCGCCGCTGCCATGGAAAAACTGTTTGCCGACACCATTGCCGCAGTAGGACGGCCGGACATTGCCATTAACACAGTTGGCATGGTGCTGAAAAAACCGATAGCAGAAGTCACCGAGCAGGAATTTGATCAGTCCAGCGCAGTCAACGTAAAATCTGCTTTCTTCTTTCTTAAGGAAGCGGGTAAGGCTGTGAATGATAACGGCAAGATCTGCACACTGGTTACCTCCCTGCTGGGTGCGTATACGCCCTTTTATTCAGCCTATGAAGGACTGAAAGCCCCCGTTGAACACTTCACTCGTGCCGCTTCCAAAGAGTTTGGTGCGCGCGGCATTTCGGTTACCGCCATCGGCCCTGGCCCGATGGACACCCCCTTCTTCTATCCGGCTGAAGGCAAAGAGGCCGTGGAATATCACAAGACGGCGGCGGCATTGTCGCCCTTCTCCAAAACCGGCCTGACAGATATTGAAGATATCGCGCCATGGGTTCGATTCATGGTCTCTGAGGGCTGGTGGATGACCGGTCAGACGATTCTGGTCAATGGTGGCTACACCACAAAATAA
- a CDS encoding metal-binding protein ZinT: protein MSVTSKLIQIALFSCALTASAGAQTHDHDHAHGHSHDHAHGAEDNKKTAAKGYFEDTDVKDRSLSDWEGDWQSIYPLLQNGSLDSVMAHKAEQKKDKTADEYKQYYKAGYKTNIDRMVIKDDTFTFHQNGKSYSAQYKYDGYKILTYEAGNRGVRYLFTKQQGEAQAPGFIQFSDHVIAPKKVSHFHIYFGNDGHEKLSEELHNWPTYFPSSWKSKTIVHDLMFH, encoded by the coding sequence ATGAGTGTTACATCGAAATTAATCCAGATTGCCCTCTTTTCTTGCGCGCTGACCGCGAGTGCCGGCGCTCAAACACATGATCATGACCACGCCCACGGTCATTCACATGATCACGCGCATGGCGCGGAAGACAATAAGAAAACGGCAGCAAAAGGCTATTTTGAGGATACCGATGTAAAGGATCGCAGCCTGTCCGATTGGGAAGGCGACTGGCAGTCCATCTACCCGCTCTTGCAAAACGGCTCACTCGATAGCGTAATGGCGCACAAGGCTGAGCAGAAAAAAGACAAGACCGCCGACGAATACAAACAGTATTACAAAGCCGGGTATAAAACCAATATTGATCGCATGGTCATCAAGGATGACACTTTCACCTTCCATCAAAACGGCAAAAGCTACAGCGCCCAATATAAATATGATGGCTACAAAATTCTGACATATGAAGCCGGCAATCGGGGCGTGCGCTACCTGTTTACCAAGCAACAGGGCGAAGCGCAGGCACCAGGATTTATCCAGTTCAGTGATCACGTCATAGCTCCGAAAAAAGTCAGCCACTTTCATATTTACTTCGGCAATGACGGACACGAGAAACTCAGCGAAGAATTACACAACTGGCCCACCTACTTCCCATCTTCGTGGAAATCCAAAACCATTGTGCATGATCTGATGTTCCATTAA
- a CDS encoding AAA family ATPase has protein sequence MVIKKQFLLHLEFRHDSVQSRQEYPYSLPIIKSLNRLDFHPKITYFVGENGSGKSTLLEAIAVANRFNPEGGTKNFNFNTRASHSTLADHLRIAKGVSPKTGFFLRAESFFNVATEIENLDVEAYYGGTSLHEQSHGESFMALLTHKFHGNGLYILDEPEAALSAQRQLAALYRIHDLIQDGSQFVIATHSPILLAYPDSIIYQCSSDGIQAVSYEETETFQVMKAFINHPRKMLQFMDD, from the coding sequence ATGGTAATTAAAAAACAGTTTTTGCTCCATTTGGAATTTCGTCACGACTCCGTGCAATCACGTCAGGAGTATCCTTATTCTTTACCTATTATCAAATCCCTCAATCGTTTGGATTTTCATCCAAAAATAACCTATTTCGTCGGGGAAAACGGATCAGGCAAGTCGACCTTGTTGGAAGCAATCGCCGTTGCAAACAGGTTCAATCCAGAGGGTGGAACGAAGAATTTCAATTTCAACACAAGGGCATCGCATAGCACATTGGCGGATCACCTGCGCATTGCCAAGGGCGTGAGCCCTAAGACGGGGTTCTTTTTGCGAGCAGAAAGTTTTTTTAATGTGGCAACCGAAATTGAAAATCTTGACGTGGAGGCATACTACGGCGGGACGTCTTTGCATGAACAGTCGCACGGCGAATCATTTATGGCGTTATTGACGCATAAGTTTCATGGGAATGGTTTGTATATTCTGGATGAACCTGAAGCGGCATTGTCTGCTCAACGTCAATTGGCCGCGCTATACCGTATTCACGATCTCATACAGGACGGGTCTCAGTTTGTGATCGCAACTCACTCGCCCATTCTGTTGGCTTATCCGGATTCGATCATCTACCAATGTTCATCAGATGGCATCCAAGCTGTGTCATACGAAGAGACCGAAACGTTCCAGGTCATGAAAGCGTTCATCAATCACCCGCGGAAAATGCTCCAGTTTATGGATGATTAG
- a CDS encoding ISL3 family transposase: MEPRRRATQAYRIEVFEAHDGGVSQRKLTRTHRIGSATVERWYQSFVKQRVSELSGRSCPQILGIDEHFFSRKHGYATTLVDLKNHKVFDVVLGRSEASLRSFLKRLPGKEQVRVIVMDLSETYRQIARQYFPNAIIVADRFHVIRLVNQHFMQIWKQHDPVGRRNRGLISLMRRHHWKLSREQKERLEHYLAPYPVLRSLYAARQQLNGFLVQKNIRAKQIKRLLPQLLKLLEQLASSPARALAGTLQSWLEPIVRMWRFSKSNGITEGFHTKMEMLSRRAFGFRNFENYRLRVLAQCGWNGVINRVW; encoded by the coding sequence ATTGAACCGCGTCGCCGTGCGACGCAGGCGTACCGGATAGAGGTCTTTGAAGCCCACGACGGCGGCGTCAGCCAGCGCAAACTGACTCGTACGCACCGCATTGGCAGCGCCACGGTTGAGCGCTGGTATCAGTCGTTCGTTAAGCAGCGGGTCTCGGAGTTGTCCGGGCGAAGCTGCCCGCAGATACTGGGCATCGATGAGCATTTCTTCAGCCGCAAGCACGGCTACGCGACCACGCTGGTCGATCTGAAGAACCATAAAGTCTTTGATGTGGTGCTGGGACGCTCAGAGGCCAGCCTGCGCAGCTTTCTGAAGCGCCTGCCCGGCAAGGAACAGGTGCGGGTGATTGTGATGGATTTGTCCGAAACGTACCGCCAGATCGCCCGGCAGTATTTTCCGAATGCGATTATTGTGGCAGACCGGTTTCATGTGATTAGACTGGTGAATCAGCATTTTATGCAGATCTGGAAGCAACATGATCCTGTCGGGCGCAGAAACCGGGGCCTGATCAGTCTGATGCGCCGTCATCACTGGAAGCTGAGTCGGGAGCAGAAGGAACGGCTAGAGCACTATCTGGCCCCGTATCCGGTACTCCGGTCACTGTACGCAGCACGCCAGCAATTGAACGGCTTTCTGGTGCAAAAGAATATTCGGGCCAAACAGATTAAAAGACTGCTGCCCCAATTGCTTAAGCTACTGGAGCAACTGGCCAGCAGCCCCGCACGGGCATTGGCTGGCACACTCCAATCATGGCTGGAGCCAATTGTGAGGATGTGGCGGTTTTCCAAATCTAACGGCATCACCGAAGGCTTCCATACTAAAATGGAAATGCTATCGCGTCGTGCGTTTGGGTTTAGGAATTTTGAGAATTACCGCTTGCGAGTACTGGCACAATGCGGTTGGAATGGAGTGATTAACAGAGTTTGGTGA
- a CDS encoding NAD(P)H-hydrate dehydratase, which yields MSIEHARQHFPALCRPRLPDSHKGSFGTVGVIGGAPGMTGAALLAGRAALMQGAGKVKIGFVDDVPFAVDLAHPELMLERAEQLLRSGQMTVCVAGVGMGLDEKSLGLLYQVFRATFDMPLVLDADGLTLLAQGKIGAGARNRVLVLTPHPLEAARLLDCDVAEVQQGRARAAVAISRKYDAWTVLKGHKTVICSPQGDTHVNNTGNPGLASGGTGDVLAGMLGACLAQGIEAAQAISGAVWLHGAAADLLVKEGTGPIGLTASDVLLAGRRVRNAIVISDS from the coding sequence ATGAGCATCGAACACGCAAGACAACATTTTCCCGCGCTGTGTCGCCCCCGTTTGCCGGATAGTCATAAGGGCAGCTTCGGCACGGTCGGTGTGATCGGCGGGGCGCCCGGTATGACGGGCGCGGCATTGCTGGCCGGCCGGGCTGCCCTGATGCAGGGTGCCGGTAAAGTGAAAATCGGCTTCGTTGATGATGTGCCTTTTGCAGTTGACCTTGCGCATCCTGAGCTTATGCTGGAACGTGCCGAGCAACTGCTGCGTTCGGGTCAGATGACTGTGTGCGTCGCCGGGGTAGGCATGGGACTGGATGAGAAATCGCTGGGCCTGTTGTATCAGGTCTTTCGGGCCACGTTTGATATGCCTCTGGTGCTGGATGCTGACGGCCTGACGTTGCTGGCACAGGGCAAAATCGGCGCCGGCGCACGTAATCGTGTATTGGTGCTCACGCCGCATCCTTTGGAGGCGGCACGATTGCTTGATTGTGACGTGGCGGAAGTGCAACAGGGCCGGGCGCGTGCAGCCGTGGCCATCAGCAGAAAATACGATGCCTGGACGGTACTGAAAGGCCATAAAACCGTCATCTGCTCGCCACAGGGCGATACGCATGTGAACAATACCGGCAACCCCGGGCTGGCCTCGGGCGGTACAGGAGATGTTCTGGCGGGCATGCTGGGGGCATGCCTGGCGCAAGGCATTGAAGCGGCTCAGGCTATATCGGGTGCGGTGTGGTTGCACGGTGCTGCGGCCGATCTGCTGGTGAAAGAAGGGACCGGTCCCATCGGCCTTACGGCCTCGGATGTTTTGCTGGCGGGGCGTCGCGTTCGCAATGCGATTGTGATAAGCGACTCGTAA
- a CDS encoding FadR/GntR family transcriptional regulator — protein sequence MSTRLLINAGPIKKRGRTLSDEVVEQLTEKIQSGSLEVGKKLPTESEFVEAFGVSRSVIREAISQLQARGLVETRHGVGTFVREPTVKDVIFDRSTISPGTTQELAAVLEVRACLESEAAGLAAQRRTDEQLAELERILRALVKEDISRDISVDVDFQFHEQIAKSTHNSHFLDLLRQLGKHAIPRSRLAIFDQEKAMYQQRLNMEHEAIFNAIAAQDADAARAAMRMHIINSRQRMRSASK from the coding sequence ATGTCAACCCGCCTATTGATTAACGCCGGCCCAATTAAAAAAAGAGGCAGAACGCTTTCTGATGAAGTGGTCGAGCAACTGACCGAAAAAATACAGTCGGGTAGCCTGGAAGTGGGGAAAAAACTGCCGACAGAATCTGAATTCGTCGAGGCTTTCGGCGTAAGCAGAAGTGTGATCCGCGAGGCGATTTCACAATTGCAGGCGCGTGGTCTGGTTGAAACGCGGCACGGTGTAGGCACGTTTGTGCGCGAGCCGACTGTTAAAGATGTGATTTTTGACCGCAGTACCATTTCACCCGGTACCACGCAGGAACTGGCTGCGGTGCTGGAGGTGCGGGCGTGTCTGGAATCGGAGGCCGCAGGTCTTGCCGCCCAGCGGCGCACCGATGAACAGCTGGCGGAACTTGAGCGCATTTTGCGTGCACTGGTTAAGGAAGATATTTCCCGTGATATTTCTGTGGACGTCGACTTTCAGTTTCATGAGCAGATTGCCAAGTCCACGCACAATTCGCATTTTCTGGATCTGCTGCGCCAACTGGGTAAACACGCGATACCGCGTAGTCGCCTGGCGATTTTCGATCAGGAAAAAGCCATGTACCAGCAACGGCTGAACATGGAGCACGAGGCCATCTTCAACGCCATTGCTGCACAGGATGCCGATGCTGCCCGTGCCGCCATGCGCATGCATATTATCAATAGCCGTCAGCGGATGCGATCCGCAAGCAAATAA